Genomic segment of Streptomyces sp. NBC_01210:
GAACGAGACGGACGTCCGATTCGCCGTCGAGAACATGTACCCGTGGCGCTACCGGGACCGCGAGATGCTCGCGTACGCCCCCGACTGGGATGTCACGAAGGAGGACTACCGCCACTTCACGATCGACCTTTCGCACACGGCGACGTCCCGCACCGAAACCATGGCCATGGTCGACCGGATGGGCGACCGCCTCGGCCATGTCCATCTCGCCGACGGCAAGGGGTCCGCGAAGGACGAGCACCTGGTCCCGGGCCGCGGCAACCAGCCCTGTGCCGAGCTGCTCGAGCACCTCGCCGGTACCGGCTTCGACGGCCATGTCGTCATCGAGGTCAACACCAGGCGCGCGATGTCCGCCGCCGAACGTGAAGCCGATCTGGCGGAGGCGCTCGCCTTCACCCGGCTGCATCTCGCCTCGGCCGCGTCGGGGATCAGCCGATCATGACGGGCGCTGCGGCTCCGCGGCGGCGCGGGCGCCCGGCCCGTACGGAGTCGGACGAGGGCCCCGGCGCCCGGGAGCGGATCCTCGAGGCGGCCCGTACGGAGTTCGCCGAGCGCGGCTACGACAAGACGACCGTCCGCGGTATCGCCAAGGCGGCGGGCGTCGACCCGGCCCTCGTCCACCACTACTTCGGTACGAAGGACGAGGTCTTCGCGGCCGCCATCGAGGTCTCCTTCGAGCCGGCGCTGGTCATCCCGGCGATCCTGGGACAGGGCACCGACGGCATCGGCGAGCGGCTCGCCCGCTACTTCATCGGCGTGTGGGAGAACCCGGCGACCCGGGGCCCGCTGCTGGCGATCGTCCGTTCCGCGCTCACCCACGAGGCGGCGGCCAAGGTGCTGCGCGGCTTTGTGCTGCGGCGGCTGCTCGAACGGCTGGCGGGGGACCTGGACGTACCGGATCCGAAGTTCCGGGCGGAGCTGGCGGCCTCGCACATGATCGGCATCGCGATCCTGCGGTATGTGATCAAGGTGGAGCCGCTGGCCTCCGCGGACCCGGAGGAGATCGTGGCGATGGTGGCCCCGACGCTCCAGCGGTACCTGACCGAAGCGTGAGCCGGGCGTCCCGTATAACGGACGCGCTGTCCAGATCTTGGAGTGGCGGCGTACGCTCGAATGAGTTCCACCCCTATTGAGGAGCGAGCGACGATGCCCGAGCTGAGGTCCCGCACTGTCACCCACGGCCGCAATATGGCAGGCGCCCGCGCCCTTATGCGGGCGTCGGGCGTAGCGAGCTCGGACATCGGTAAGCCGATCATCGCGGTCGCCAACTCCTTCACCGAGTTCGTGCCCGGACACACCCACCTCGCACCGGTCGGCCGGATCGTCTCCGACGCGATCCTGGCGGCGGGCGCGGTGCCGCGCGAGTTCAACACGATCGCGGTCGACGACGGCATCGCGATGGGCCATGCCGGAATGCTGTACTCGCTGCCGTCCCGCGACCTGATCGCCGACTCCGTCGAGTACATGGTCGAGGCGCACTGCGCGGACGCGCTGATCTGCATCTCCAACTGCGACAAGATCACGCCGGGCATGCTGATGGCCGCGCTGCGCCTCAACATCCCGGTGGTCTTCGTCTCCGGCGGCCCGATGGAGGCCGGCCAGGCCACGCTCGTCGACGGCACGGTCCGCAAGCTCGACCTGATCAACGCCATCGTGGACGCGGTCAACGAGAACGTCTCGGACGAGGATGTCCTCCGTATCGAGGAGAACGCCTGCCCGACCTGCGGCTCCTGTTCCGGCATGTTCACCGCCAACTCGATGAACTGCCTGACCGAGGCCATGGGCCTCTCGCTGCCGGGCAACGGCTCGGTACTGGCCACGCACACCGCCCGCAAGGCGCTGTACGAGAACGCGGGCCGCACCGTCGTCGAGATCACCAAGCGCTACTACGAGCAGGACGACGAGTCCGTCCTGCCGCGCAATATCGCCACCCGCGCCGCCTTCGACAACGCCATGGCACTCGACATCGCCATGGGCGGCTCGACCAACACGATCCTGCACCTGCTTGCCGCCGCGCAGGAGGCCGGGCTCGACTACGACCTCAAGGACATCGACGCGGTCTCGCGCCGCGTCCCGTGTCTGGCGAAGGTCGCCCCGAACGTCGCCCCCGGCGGCACGTACTACATGGAGGATGTGCACCGCGCCGGCGGCATCCCCGCCATCCTCGGTGAGCTGTACCGCGCCGGGATGCTCGACGAGGACGTGCACAGCGTCCACTCGTCCGGCATCAAGGACTGGCTGGAAACGTGGGACGTCCGGGGTGGCTCGCCGTCCGAGACGGCCGTCGAGCTGTGGCACGCGGCGCCGGGCTGTGTGCGGTCCGCGACCGCCTTCTCGCAGTCCGAGCGCTGGGAGAGCCTGGACACGGACGCGGCGGGCGGCTGCATCCGCGACGCGGCGCACGCGTACTCCAAGGACGGCGGACTGGCCGTCCTCAAGGGGAATCTGGCGGTCGACGGCTGTGTCGTGAAGACGGCCGGCGTCGACGAGTCGATCTGGACCTTCGAGGGTCCGGCCGTCGTCTGCGAATCGCAGGAAGAGGCGGTCGACAAGATCCTCCGCAAGGAGATCAAGGAGGGCGACGTCGTCGTCATCCGCTACGAGGGCCCCAAGGGCGGCCCCGGTATGCAGGAGATGCTCTACCCGACGTCCTTCCTGAAGGGCCGCGGGCTCGGCAAGGCCTGCGCGCTGGTGACGGACGGCCGCTTCTCCGGCGGCACGTCGGGCCTGTCGATCGGCCACGCCTCGCCGGAGGCGGCCTCGGGCGGGACCATCGCGCTCGTCGAGGACGGCGACCGCATCCGTATCGACATCCCGAACCGTTCGATCGACCTCCTTGTCTCCGAGGCCGAGCTGGCCACCCGCCGCGAGGCGCTGGACGGCGTGTACGCCCCCAAATCGCGTGAGCGCAAGGTGTCGGCGGCGCTGCGGGCGTACGCGGCGATGGCGACGAGCGCGGACAAGGGCGCGGTCCGGGACGTGTCCCGAATCGGCTGACTACGGCTTAGCTGTCGGCCTCACGCACAGTGGTGCTTGTTTCCAGTGGTGCCCGTCGCCCGAAGGGGCGGCGGGCAGCCGTCTTTTCGACCTGGCTCACCATTTCGCCGGGTCCCGCGCATCGAGCGCGAAGACCGAGCCGTCCGGGGCGCCGGCGACGACCCTGCCGTCGGTGGCGACAGGGGTGGGCAGTACGGACGCGAAGGTGTAACGCCCGTCGTCCATACGGGGCCTCGACTGGCCGAGCAGCATGCCGCGGGTGGCGTCCACGGCCAGCAGCCGGCCGTCCTGGGCCGTCACATAGACCGCGCGTCCGTCGGCCGCGGGGCGCGAGAGATGGGTGACCGAGGTCTCGAGCCGCCAGAGCTGAGCGGCCTTCGTGCCGGTGGTGGCACGGGTGTCGACGGCGAGGAGGGAGCCTCCGGAGCCGGACAGATAGACGGTGTCACCGGCCACCGCAGCCTGGGCCTGGTCGACCGGTGCGGACAGTGGAATGCGGCGGACGGTACGGGACTTGCCGGCCGTGTCGAGCCGTACGACGGCGTCCGTGAAGCCGTCGATGTCGGCGGAGAGCAGATACAGGGCGCCGCCCGCGAGCTGCACCGGGCTCAGTGTCCCCTTGACGCGCTTTTCCCAGAGCAGGTCGCCACTGGTCGGGTCGACCGCGCTGACCAGCGTGGACGCCCCGTTCGTGGCGGGTGTCGCGGCGAGGGCCGGTCCGTCGTCGCCGGGGGAGGAGACCCACTGGGTGCCGCGTCCGCCGCGCTGGCGGGTCCAGCGCTCCTTGCCCGTCGTGGCGTCGACGGCCCGCACGAGTCCGCCGTCCGTCACCAGCAGCACCGCATCGGCGGCGTGCCGGACGGTTGAGTACGGCGAGATGTCCAGGTCCCAGCGCACCTCGCCCGACTTCGGGTCGAGCGCCTCAAGACGGCCCCCGCCGGGCGTCACGACCTGCAGCAGCCCTCCGGAGAGCAGGGGTGTCATGCCCGCGTCGGTCTGCGTCGCGCTGCCGCCCGCCTTCGCCTCCCAGAGCATCCTGCCGTCGTTCGGGCTCAGCCGGGCGGCTTTGATCCCGGGCGCCGTGCAGTACAGCGCCGGGCCCGCGGAAGCGCAGACCGGAGTCCTGTTCTCCGCGTCCCCGCCGCGCAGCGGGACGCTCCAGGGGTGGAAGCGCTGCTCCGCGCGCGGTGAGGCGGGCGCGGATCCCGCGCTGTCGCCGTCCGCCACCGCGCGTACGGTCACGATTCCGGCCGTGACCAGCACCGCGAGCGCGGCGGCCACCCACCGGATCTTCTTGCCGCGCCGTGCCCGGGGGGCGGTCCGGATTCCGGCCGCGAGACCACGCGGCGCGCTTTCCCGGGGGTCCGGCGTCCGCTGCGCAGGTATGTAGGCCTGGGTGTCGTACGAGGCCGACGGCGAGGAGGCACGCAGCGCGATCATCAGCTC
This window contains:
- a CDS encoding sugar phosphate isomerase/epimerase family protein, translating into MAEPVVRIPDAKVVLSTASVYPESTATAFEIAARLGYDGVEVMVWTDPVSQDIEALRRLSDYHQVPIHAVHAPCLLITQRVWSTDPWVKLQRAQAAAEKLGASTVVVHPPFRWQRQYARDFVSGIWRMANETDVRFAVENMYPWRYRDREMLAYAPDWDVTKEDYRHFTIDLSHTATSRTETMAMVDRMGDRLGHVHLADGKGSAKDEHLVPGRGNQPCAELLEHLAGTGFDGHVVIEVNTRRAMSAAEREADLAEALAFTRLHLASAASGISRS
- a CDS encoding TetR/AcrR family transcriptional regulator, translating into MTGAAAPRRRGRPARTESDEGPGARERILEAARTEFAERGYDKTTVRGIAKAAGVDPALVHHYFGTKDEVFAAAIEVSFEPALVIPAILGQGTDGIGERLARYFIGVWENPATRGPLLAIVRSALTHEAAAKVLRGFVLRRLLERLAGDLDVPDPKFRAELAASHMIGIAILRYVIKVEPLASADPEEIVAMVAPTLQRYLTEA
- the ilvD gene encoding dihydroxy-acid dehydratase, which encodes MPELRSRTVTHGRNMAGARALMRASGVASSDIGKPIIAVANSFTEFVPGHTHLAPVGRIVSDAILAAGAVPREFNTIAVDDGIAMGHAGMLYSLPSRDLIADSVEYMVEAHCADALICISNCDKITPGMLMAALRLNIPVVFVSGGPMEAGQATLVDGTVRKLDLINAIVDAVNENVSDEDVLRIEENACPTCGSCSGMFTANSMNCLTEAMGLSLPGNGSVLATHTARKALYENAGRTVVEITKRYYEQDDESVLPRNIATRAAFDNAMALDIAMGGSTNTILHLLAAAQEAGLDYDLKDIDAVSRRVPCLAKVAPNVAPGGTYYMEDVHRAGGIPAILGELYRAGMLDEDVHSVHSSGIKDWLETWDVRGGSPSETAVELWHAAPGCVRSATAFSQSERWESLDTDAAGGCIRDAAHAYSKDGGLAVLKGNLAVDGCVVKTAGVDESIWTFEGPAVVCESQEEAVDKILRKEIKEGDVVVIRYEGPKGGPGMQEMLYPTSFLKGRGLGKACALVTDGRFSGGTSGLSIGHASPEAASGGTIALVEDGDRIRIDIPNRSIDLLVSEAELATRREALDGVYAPKSRERKVSAALRAYAAMATSADKGAVRDVSRIG
- a CDS encoding serine/threonine-protein kinase, with protein sequence MPPLRSTGQFPEAEHPEYAGQYRLEACLGTGGMGVVHLATSASGLRLAVKVIHADHASDPEFRARFQQEVTAARRVSGAFTAPVVDADPEAERPWMATLFIEGPTLAERVKRNGPLNAAELRRAGAGLAEALRDIHRAGVVHRDLKPSNVLLAPDGPKVIDFGISRPADSDLRTETGKLIGTPPFMAPEQFQRPREVGPAADVFAMGAVLVHAATGRGPFDSDSPYIVAYQVVHNEPDLAGVPEDLVPLFRRCLAKDPADRPTPYELMIALRASSPSASYDTQAYIPAQRTPDPRESAPRGLAAGIRTAPRARRGKKIRWVAAALAVLVTAGIVTVRAVADGDSAGSAPASPRAEQRFHPWSVPLRGGDAENRTPVCASAGPALYCTAPGIKAARLSPNDGRMLWEAKAGGSATQTDAGMTPLLSGGLLQVVTPGGGRLEALDPKSGEVRWDLDISPYSTVRHAADAVLLVTDGGLVRAVDATTGKERWTRQRGGRGTQWVSSPGDDGPALAATPATNGASTLVSAVDPTSGDLLWEKRVKGTLSPVQLAGGALYLLSADIDGFTDAVVRLDTAGKSRTVRRIPLSAPVDQAQAAVAGDTVYLSGSGGSLLAVDTRATTGTKAAQLWRLETSVTHLSRPAADGRAVYVTAQDGRLLAVDATRGMLLGQSRPRMDDGRYTFASVLPTPVATDGRVVAGAPDGSVFALDARDPAKW